The Rhodamnia argentea isolate NSW1041297 chromosome 7, ASM2092103v1, whole genome shotgun sequence genome contains the following window.
gagatttcactatatttttttgatttacAGCCAATTCTTGTTTACATAATGATAAAACTgagcaaaatatatattccccaaaaacgggctaaaaaacctaaaacttcTTTATTCCAACCATACGGGCCGGCTTAAATAAAACTGATGGTTTTGAAAGAGATTTTCGGTGTAAATTTTTTGGTGCTATTTATGATGGTTTTGAGAAATGTGATCGGTTGTTGTCGGCCTTAGGAGAAATCTGGGGTTTGGTCGGTGTTTAACTTCCCTTGTGCTTTGGAGTGACCCGTCTTGTCAAACTATCCAAATTCCTTTACTTATTATTCGGACTAAATGAGCCCTAAATCGAAAAGACCCGAAATTTCGGTTAAATTTCGGTTCAATTTAGgagctgcatgataacacttttgcttTTGGATTTCTCTCGTCGAAGTCAATTTGGCGgggaaatccgtttagtaaaaaatttaccaaaatagaaatccgtttggtaaaaaaattgactttttgtaggatttttaacttatgataggattttcaacttccggtgagatttttggccaactttgaaaagtaaaagatttttacttctctttagaatcactttttcaacCATACCGACCTTCGCCCGTCCACCTCCATCGTTCGCTCGCCGATGCCGgttgaagattttgttaataatgtttcaaaagtaaaaattttcaactgttactaaacgaatttttctgatcaaaagttaatctgaagtagaagtagaaaaatcaatttttgcttttgaggagaagtagagaaatcaacttttgatcagaagttgatttacgaTAGAAAAGTATTACCATACTAGcctttagatattttttttttatgccctTCTACTTCTCACCGTACCGAATTTTCGATATGTGATTTTTCTAATACCTTAATAGCGAAAGCGGCTTGACTGCGGCGACGGCGGAGCAAGACCTAGAATTTTGTTTCAGTGGGCGATTTAGCATTTTAGAATGATTGGACATGAGCCTGCCCTTGAATTGGGGGGGTCTACATCGGGTAACTGACAGAACGAGGGAGCTCTTTGCCCGAGGAATTGCGCACTTGCCATGTGGAACCATTGTCAAACGTTGTTCACGTGCGGCAAAACGCGAAGAGGCCAACGGGCCTGTCGAACATCGGGTGTTGCCTTTGTTTTCTCTAATTAATGCTCATGCACGCACGTTAGTTCTTGAACCTTGAACAAACATTTGGCGTGCGTTCCAGCTCCTAAACGCATTCCATTTTGCGATCGTTTTATTCCGATCTATCAGATGCTCGTGCTAGTTTTTCGTGCCATCGAAAATAAAATGTGACGATTATTTTGACCGGTGATTATCGAGCGCGTCATAGTACCATGGGAATTAATCCCCGCCTAATAACACGAACGTGCTAACTAAACACCCGGAGACATCTAGAATATGCTGTATTTCCCAATCTCAATTTTCCATGAGCCACATGAGATTGGGCACCTCTACGATACGTTGGTTGTGACCGTGAATCAAGCACAAAAATGTCACAACATGTTATAAGAGATTGTCTATGATATCACGACAGTTCGTTGCAACCGGGCATAAGAGAGTCGAAGAAAACATCGTGGCATGATATATTAGCGTacctaaaaatatgaaaaaattaccaaaaaagtcataatcttattgcaattatgtcaattcaatccaatctaaatttttttttttgccaattcagccttaaacattttgcatttgtgccaatttagtccattagACCAATTCTATCGACCAAGGCCGATAtggactttttttaattttttataatttttttcatttctttagttTTTGTTTCCCAGACTTTAGGGCCGATGAGAGtccgagaaaaaaataaagaaaagaaaaaaagaatttttttagaaaaaacaaAGCCTTATAAAATATTACACGTCAGCGCCAATCAGTCAAAAACGGttgaatggactaaattggtataatgtaaaaaatatatgactaaatcgacacaattataataaatttaggattttttttggtaattctctccaCTCCACGTGAAATTGTACTTCACTAAGGTCCCTCCGGAATTCGGAAACTTAATCGCATGGCTAAACGTGGGCATCTAGGGTAAACATGTTGCATTTCTTTAGACCACGTGAACGCAATTATAAAAACTCGTCTTCCTCATTCTAATTACCAGCCCCTCCATTAGCGGAAAATTAGGGGAAGGAAAAACTTTCCAATTTTAGTAACCGTTCCGAAAGCAAAAGCATGTGAATTGTGGGAATTTCCGAAAaatccattttcatgtttttctttcgTCCTTTTTCCGGCACATGCTCCCCCGCTCGTGTTCCACGTGCGCTTTTTACATGGCGGCCGATATTTTCTGCTCGTACGTTTCTTTTCGTTCTCTGCTACGTCCAATCGCTTTAACTCCCCCCAAcatcaccccaaaaaaaaaaaaaaccgaaaaaaaaatttaaaaaaaggaaaaatataactCCAGTATAAATACCGCTACGATCTGTGGCGGCCCTTTTTCTTCGttgctctctcctcctcctcctcctcctctttctcaTTCCAAGCAGTTACGACATTTGTTCTTACATCTTCAATCCGACAAGATCTagagtgtgtgagagagagagagagtgtaccCTTCGCCATTGGTTTGATTAAGGTTTTGCCATGGGGAAGAACTGCAACTTGGATCTTCACCTCCTctcttccatttcttcttcttcttcttcctcctcctcctcttacGACGAGAGCTCATCAACGTAcgtcccttctctctctctctctctctctctctctctgggttcATCgtcgtttttgttttgtttggtctgccttttttttttggtcggatttggTCTGCTTCTTCGTTGGTTATTGAGGACTATTGATGTTGATGTGATTTCTGTGTAATTTGCATGTAAGCTCATGAAGATGCCCATGGTTATGTGAATGCATGCAGGACTCAGCAGTCGCATCTAAATCAGCAACAGCTCGCCATTCTTTACAAGGGGCGAGTCCGTCCCTTCGACTTGACCGAGTTTCAGGTAATCAATCTAAATCTTCCAAATGAAAGCCCATCACAGTGCCCACGTCTCTCAGAAAATTCGAAAGGATCTGCGTGTTGCGTACAGATTCAGGACGTGTTAGATGATGCGTGATGAATTCTCGCACGCGGACTTGATCGTTTTACCGTCACCACGGATGTTCCACGCCAGAACATTCCCTAATCTACAGATTCTATCGAACACCCGGAATCACGatcgttctctctttttcatataATCCCATTGTGCCTCAGCTGCGTGCGTTTCAGAAGCAGCAAAGATGAGGCGCAATCAGTGATTGTTTGAGTGGAGGAAGAAAGATCGACGCTCATGCATCTTCCCTTTCGGTTTTTGTTGATGTAGGCAAGAGCCATAATTTGGCTTGCAAGTAGAGAAGTGGAATCTTCATCGCCTCCGCCATTGAAGAAGACCCCCCTGTGGAGCCCCTCAGCTTCAGGCCTTTCGATGAAGAGGTCGCTGCAGAGATTCCTCCAGGAAAGAAGGAAGAGGGCTCGAGCTATGTCTCCTTACATTAGCCATTAACCACCCTTTGTTTAATTCATGATGTTTGTACTATTGTCCCCTTGAAAAAAAAGGACGACCAAAGCACTGTTCATTGGTTCTTGTGGGGGAAATTTACCACAAAATATTCGAGATTAAACTAATTGCATGCTTAGTTTCTCATCCTATTCTTGACTGCCATCATTAttcgtttctttcttttatctcctCCAAGATTTGGGAATGATATGTGTTTGAAATTTCGTGCGAATGCCAAATTTGAATATCGAGGTGGAACAAAAAAATGTGACTACCATATTTAGTGCTTAAATAGCGTAACCTGTTTCATTCCGTTCCGATCGAGTTTTTGTAAATACGCATTTGATAAGTTGGCACCCAATTCTAGTTTGGATCAAGTCGGTTGCTACTTAGACATGGTATACTAATGCATGCTTGATTCATCTCAATTTACCTAGACGACTAGATTTGTGACTTCTGACGTAAGATGTCATATGCTCTAAGAGTTGCGTAACCGGACACACAATCGCTTGCTTCCTGGTGATGACATTGGAAATAGTCTCATAAGGTTATGAGGCAAGTCCATTATGACTTTAtgtatgaaaaaaataatctcATGGAGTTTCGGCttcgtttatttcacaaaaaatgaataatttaaaaagatcACTTATATCactctaaaaaatgaaaaaaaaaaaatattttcattatccatgAAATTGTTtcgatataaattgttgtcactAATGAAGACATTTTTTCATTAGTTTATTATTACAAGCGATACAAatgatgattctttttttcatatttcgaTGTATGATAATAAAGAGTacatgagcctatttataggctttacatGATGATTATTTACATTAATAGAATATCACAAAATCAATTACAATGAATCAGAAAGATTCCAGAATATTACAAACGTTTAGAATGTCATAAATAATCTAAATATATCGAACAACAAGATTAACTATTACTattttaactttgaaattggAATGTCGGTTGCAAACGTCGAAAACCCGAACCTCGGTCTACTCGGCCCTGTCGGAATCCGCCCATTTGAGCTGTTTATATTATTGATTGACTGATCACATACTTATTACTTACTGTTAAGATAGCCAGACCATGCCCTTGATGGGCTTATCCTCCCATCCATTATTCCTAACCATCAAATTGAGGGTGCTGATTGGTGGTATGATCGTAATAATGTCGAAAGTGCGGGGTGGGTTTTGTTTTCGACTACCTGGGTTCCGGACGGCCCAAATCAATTGCGGATCTGGGCCTCCTCGGGGCTAGCCCGTTTCAGGATTCGGATCTTCGTTTGTTCCGATGAAAAGCACCGATGAATGATCATCATCGTTCGTAGTCGAAGCCGCGAAAGAAGTGGGAAGCAGAAAGTGGTGCACTGTGCAGGGCACTGTCCGGAGgtatggaggaggaagaagatggggcGGAGCGACTTCGCCAGCGTAAGCTCGAGGAAGCTCTCGAAGCCAAGTCTCTCCGGCGCATCATCAGTGCCTTTCTCAAgtacacattctctctctctctctctctctctctctctgctaaaTTTCGCGGTATTGTTTCTTCTTTCATGCTTCTTCGAGTACCATTTGGTTTTTCCAGAATTGCGCGATTCAGCGTCTGTGGGTTCATATGAGGAAGGAGCAGATGATTTTGACTTTCACATATGTATGTCTGCGTGACTGTGAGTGCATGTTGATTCGAAGTTAATTTGCTCAAGCGGCAATGGCTGTGGCGAGATATTAACACGTAGGATAATCAAGTTGCTTCTGATTTCGCAAGAATTAGCCTATTGATTGATCTCTCTTTTTGGAATGAAGGGTGCAtgggtaaaaaaaagaaaaaaactgtgATTTGACAAAAAAGCATGTGGGAGTACCGGGGTAGTGAAGATGATAGTTCTTAATTAGCTTTTTCGGTGAAAGAGTTCTATAGTTTATTTTCCCATGTTCTGCTATCTAATGGCATTACTGTTATGATTATTGATTGTTTGTAGTTAAACCCGGAGACAGTAGGTTATATCGGTCAACTAGTGGTCTTGGATGTTTATTAGTCGCAACACTGTCGAAAAAACTTGTGGCAGAGCTCTCTTCTGGCTGCTGGCATGCGAAATATTCAGAGCTTTAGTTCTTTTTAGCTTTCCGATGGTGTGATCAGGAAGCTTCACTGATGTTATAGTGGTTATGGAGATTCCCTCGTAGCTTGCTTTCTTGGCACTTCAATTTTTGAGAAGTTGTTTGGCTGTAGCTGCACCGTTTGAGAGTAATATGGGAAATACCTTAGTATAGACAAGTGATAAAAGAAATAGGTTTACTGGTCACTATTCTGACAATTTCGAAACTTCTGTTCATTGCAATGGCCGATTCTATCATTCTCCATAGTCTCTGTCATGAGTTGTTGCTACAGTTGAGCACAGTTTAATTTGGGCATCATTGCATactgaaccgaaccaaatttccttttcttatcttagaaattggcttttcaaaattttatgatatATCTATCTCAAAGTAACCAGTTGGGCCAGCAATACAAGTTATACTTCCATCACTGAACTAAGTCTAAATGGGCTTGAAAAGAGGTTAGAAACAAGGGAAAGTTGCTGGAAAGAAGCTATAATGGTGGATTTTGAGGTCAAAACTTCCTCTGCTTCAGATTCAAAGCTAATGTGCACGAGTTTCTATTTCTAGATACATGTCAACAACCTCATCCCTGTCAAGGAAAGACAACGGGAAACACAGGGagaataaaattttgatttggccttTGAGTTCATGGAGCAAACTTAAAAACACCCTCTTGAACCAAACTGAACTGAGGTTTGGTTGGGCTTGGTTCTAGTTCAAACTGTTTGTTTGATACCTCGTCTCATATAAAAAATGGTTCATCAGTTCTGCTCCTCTTGCATCCTTTTGTTTTGGCTGAACAAGCTGGTGCAACTTTGTACTGCTGTGATGACACTGCTAGACTTGGTCATTATGTTTCGTCTTTGTCTTTAGAAAATCCATCTCATCCCATCTCCTTAAGTATGCAAATGCATCAAAGCTTAGTTCTGAGCATTGAAGTAATTACTTTCTCATTCACCTAATCATCTCCTGCAGCAATgtcaaatattcaatttagaaCCCCAGTCTTATCGCTTTAGGAAGTTATATTTCATCTAGTTTTATCTCtctccttattttttttgctgcctttttcattcaaattttgaagcCTTTTGTTTTAGGTGATACATTTCTTTGTTGGCGTCATGCCAACCATTTTGGTTTTATCTCTATGTACTGCTGACTGTCTTTTATACAGTTATCCAGAAGCCGCAGAGGAAGATGTAAAACGATATGAAAGATCTTTCAGAAAGCTTCCTCCTGCTCATAAGGTACATAATAACTTTTAAGTTAATTATTGTTGATTCTCCAGTTAATAAATGTCGATTCTCCAGTAACATATAGAGAGATTTGACTTTTAAGTTGTGTGTAGCTTTAAATTTTACATTCATGAAGAAAGTGTTCAAGTGCTGGCATGAATTTAGCTTATGCATGAAGCAGAAGAGTGTCAtcttgatgtactttttattcTGGTCCTCTTGTCAATCGTCTCTCATGGGGCTGAAAGCATACATTTGTAAAGACTATGGACTATTGGTAAAGATTATACTTATTGGTTTGTTATGGGCATAAGCGATATTGGTAGGTGAattgcttgaatttttttctcccCGCTTAGTTGGACTTTCATCGTACTAATGATTTTTTGTATTCGTAGTGATGCATTGAGAATGTAGTGTGCAGTCTTCTGATTTTGTAATAACTTGCCATTGTTTAAGCTTGACaagaacttttttaatttgtatGGGAGAAAAATTGATTGGCCTGTAGTCTGAATAATACACCGTTTGCCCATTTTACTTATATTGAGCGACTCGATAAAATGATGAACCTTAATTCATTAAAGTTCTACAAATTTGCTGATATTCTGTTTCACTAGTTCTACTGTAATTGTTTCACTACTTTACTATGCTTTTGCAGGCATTGCTGTCACACTACCCTCAGAAGTTTCAAAGATTGAGGCAGTGCGTTGCTTCAGCCTGTTTCTTGTGTTGAGTTATTATGctttttattttgatatgtTCGGTGTGTAGTTTCAAGGCTCAAAGACCCTGCCCCTTAGTAGTGTCATCCTTCTTCAAGCTCTCTGAGATATTCTTCTCCAAGTAGTCTTTATAGTTCTTTTCAATGTTTCCTAGAGGTCTGCATTTCTTCTTTGTTGTCAATGAGAAAGTATGTCAGTGATATCTGACCTAAATGAGTGTTGTAAGAGGATATAGGGAAGATGAACACTATACACAGGGATTGTGGAATTAATACTAAATCCATTTTAGAATGTGCTAGTCATTCTTTCTTTAGTCAAATTCACTTATCTCAGTGTTGGAACACGATAAATGTTATTCAACATGTCAAATCAACTCTCTCAAGACATGTCAATGGATTCTTTTAAAACATGCCAATTGTGTATTTTGTCAGCCAAACATGTTTAGTTGCCAATATTTATGATTTAGCCATTTTGGCCTTGTCCTTGTGTTTTGTTATTGTCCACTAGATCTCTAGTCTAGCCTTCGAGAATATCCTAGGCAACACACAACGCCAGATTAGATTACCATAACTACAATGACTAAGCCTTTTGACTAAATAAATGTAGGTTAAGCACACTTTATTGTAGATGGTATTCTTTTGATGCTGCTGTGACCTATCTAGTATATTTTCATACGTCAGAAGCATCTACACTTGGCAATTTGGAACTGACTGCTGGCATATGGGTTTTATAGTTTATTTTAGGTGATTAAAATCACAAATGTAGAGATATGATCTCTGCATATGTAGATAGAACTCTTTCTTCATATTGTATAATTTGCTGGTTTATAATGGGCTTCCTAGATAGGAGTGCTTTGCTTGTCTTAATCTTGCACCCAGATATACataatttttctccaattatGTAAAGGAGCCCAATTAcctttttgacttttgaaatCTGTGCATATAGCATTTGAACT
Protein-coding sequences here:
- the LOC115752484 gene encoding protein TIFY 5A, whose amino-acid sequence is MGKNCNLDLHLLSSISSSSSSSSSSYDESSSTTQQSHLNQQQLAILYKGRVRPFDLTEFQARAIIWLASREVESSSPPPLKKTPLWSPSASGLSMKRSLQRFLQERRKRARAMSPYISH